One window of the Salvia miltiorrhiza cultivar Shanhuang (shh) chromosome 6, IMPLAD_Smil_shh, whole genome shotgun sequence genome contains the following:
- the LOC130989222 gene encoding cytokinin riboside 5'-monophosphate phosphoribohydrolase LOG5-like, whose protein sequence is MEQEKIVKSRFKSVCVYCGSSSGKRDCYREAAVELGQELVSKRLDLVYGGGGIGLMGLVARAVHGGGGRVLGIIPRPLIGKEKTGETIGELTVVADMHQRKAEMARHADCFIALPGGYGTLEELLEVITWAQLGIHHKPVGLLNVDGYYNYLLTFIDKAVDDGFIKPSQRHIFVSAPNAKELVQKLEEYVPVQDEDVAKLNWEVEIEQVGFTAPLKQAEVAL, encoded by the exons atggaGCAAGAAAAGATTGTGAAATCAAGATTCAAAAGTGTGTGTGTTTACTGCGGGAGTAGCTCTGGGAAGAGAGATTGTTACCGGGAAGCAGCGGTCGAGTTAGGCCAAGAGCTG GTATCGAAAAGGTTGGATCTTGTTTACGGCGGAGGCGGCATTGGGCTCATGGGGCTGGTGGCACGAGCCGTTCATGGCGGCGGCGGACGTGTTCTTGG GATCATACCGAGACCTTTGATCGGCAAAGAG AAAACTGGGGAGACTATTGGAGAGTTGACGGTGGTGGCTGATATGCACCAGAGGAAGGCCGAGATGGCCCGCCATGCTGATTGCTTTATTGCTCTGCCAg GTGGTTATGGTACACTGGAAGAGCTGCTGGAGGTCATCACATGGGCTCAACTCGGCATCCATCACAAACCa GTGGGATTGCTGAATGTGGATGGATATTACAACTACCTCCTAACCTTCATTGACAAAGCAGTGGATGATGGATTCATCAAGCCATCACAGCGCCACATATTTGTGTCTGCACCAAATGCAAAAGAGCTGGTGCAGAAACTGGAG GAATATGTGCCTGTGCAAGATGAAGATGTTGCCAAATTGAATTGGGAGGTTGAGATTGAGCAAGTGGGATTCACTGCTCCCCTCAAACAGGCTGAGGTTGCTCTTTGA
- the LOC130989225 gene encoding 40S ribosomal protein S12-like: MSGEEPVVVETPVPVAAPTLGEPMDIMTALQLVLKKSLAHGGLVRGLHEGAKAIEKHAALLCVLAEDCDQPDYVKLVKALCADHNVNLISVASAKTLGEWAGLCKIDSEGKARKVVGAACVVVKDFGEESEGLHIVQEYVKSH; encoded by the coding sequence ATGTCTGGAGAAGAGCCTGTTGTTGTGGAGACACCAGTGCCGGTGGCTGCTCCCACCCTTGGTGAGCCTATGGATATCATGACGGCTCTGCAGCTTGTTCTCAAGAAGTCATTGGCACACGGAGGTCTTGTTCGAGGCCTTCATGAGGGTGCAAAGGCGATTGAGAAGCATGCTGCCCTCCTTTGTGTGTTGGCAGAGGACTGCGACCAACCAGACTACGTTAAGTTGGTCAAAGCATTGTGTGCCGACCACAATGTCAACCTTATCTCCGTTGCAAGTGCCAAGACCCTGGGTGAATGGGCTGGTTTGTGCAAGATTGATTCTGAAGGCAAGGCCAGGAAAGTTGTCGGGGCTGCTTGTGTTGTCGTGAAGGATTTTGGTGAGGAAAGCGAAGGGCTCCATATCGTGCAGGAGTATGTGAAGTCTCACTGA
- the LOC130989224 gene encoding expansin-like A2, whose product MAVFGLLPLVTLLLASSATACDRCVRQSKVAFFSKAQALQSGACGYGSLAIGFNDGRIAAAAPSIYKDGAACGACFQIRCNNEKICSKEGTTVTVTDRSPDNATDFVLSSRAFTAMAKQGMGQELLKLGIANVEYRRVPCDYKNKNLAVRVEESSQKPHYLAIKLLYQGGQTEIVAIDIAKVGSANWNFMSRNYGAVWDTSRVPEGSLQLRFVVTAGYDGKWYWAKSVLSSDWTKGAIYDSGIQIADIAQEPCAICDDGTWKH is encoded by the exons ATGGCCGTATTTGGTCTTCTTCCCTTAGTAACTCTACTTCTCGCTTCATCTGCAACTGCGTGCGATCGCTGCGTCCGCCAATCAAAAGTCGCCTTCTTCTCCAAAGCTCAAGCTCTTCAAT CTGGAGCTTGCGGCTATGGCTCTCTCGCAATCGGATTCAACGACGGCCGCATCGCAGCCGCAGCTCCGTCCATCTACAAAGACGGAGCTGCCTGCGGCGCTTGTTTTCAA ATACGATGCAATAATGAGAAAATTTGTAGTAAAGAGGGGACGACGGTGACCGTGACGGACCGGAGTCCCGACAATGCGACGGACTTCGTCTTGAGCAGCCGAGCTTTCACGGCGATGGCCAAGCAAGGAATGGGACAGGAACTTCTCAAACTTGGCATTGCTAATGTCGAATATCGAAG ggTACCATGTGACTACAAGAACAAGAATCTAGCAGTCCGAGTGGAGGAATCGAGCCAGAAGCCACACTATTTGGCAATCAAACTACTATATCAAGGAGGCCAAACCGAAATCGTCGCAATCGATATAGCTAAG GTGGGGTCCGCAAATTGGAATTTCATGAGCAGGAATTATGGGGCAGTTTGGGACACGAGTAGGGTTCCAGAAGGATCGTTGCAGCTGCGGTTTGTGGTGACAGCGGGGTATGATGGTAAATGGTATTGGGCTAAAAGCGTGCTTTCATCTGATTGGACCAAAGGCGCGATTTATGATTCCGGGATTCAAATTGCTGATATCGCGCAAGAGCCCTGCGCGATTTGTGATGATGGCACCTGGAAACATTAA
- the LOC130989223 gene encoding alanine--tRNA ligase, chloroplastic/mitochondrial, whose protein sequence is MASLKPPFSLQTTHVAKFLLPFPNSRFDSPFTARGRDYRGFILQSLALVDPCSSSYRRSHVKRRQFFVTNASAQPLTEELVEDKPLDLSTSGDSIRRRFLEFYAARAHKVLPSASLVPEDPTVLLTIAGMLQFKPIFLGKVPREVPRAATSQRCIRTNDIENVGRTSRHQTFFEMLGNFSFGDYFKQEAIKWAWELSTVEFGLPADNLWISVYEDDDETFAIWHDKMGVPANRIKKLGEEDNFWTSGATGPCGPCSEIYYDFHPERGHSDVDLNDDSRFIEFYNLVFMQYNRKEDGSLEPLKQKNIDTGLGLERMARILQQVPNNYETDLIFPIIKKASDLANVPYTLADESTKTNLKIIGDHMRAIVYLISDGVFPSNIGRGYVVRRLIRRAVRTGRLLGIKGDGMGNLEGAFLPILAEEVIRLSANIDPDVETRTPRILEELKREELRFVQTLERGERLLEEILTDALSTGQSNGTEPCISGKDAFLLYDTYGFPVEITREVADERGVGIDMDGFDVEMENQRRQSQAAHNTVKLSVEDGAELTENIPDTVFLGYDTLFTRSVVEGLLVNGKPVGEVSEGNEVEVLLDRTPFYAESGGQIGDHGLLYVTDAQENKEAVVEIQDVQKSLGNIFVHKGTVVKGLINVGGEVGAEVDANLRQRAKVHHTATHLLQSALKKVVGEETSQAGSLVAFDRLRFDFNFNRPLRENELAEIERLINQWIGEATLLETRVMALVDAKKAGAIAMFGEKYGEQVRVVEVPGVSMELCGGTHVTNTSEIRGFKIISEQGIASGIRRIEAVAGDAFVEYVITRDNYLKQLCSTLKVNAEDVTARVNNLLKDLREARNEVSSARAKAAIYKASSIISSAFTVGSSSKITVLVSSMEDIDADALKSAAEYLVNNLQDPTAVILGSCPDEKKVSLVAAFSPGVVKLGLQAGKFVGSIAKVCGGKGGGRPNFAQAGGSEPEKLPVALEKAREELVSALSKA, encoded by the exons ATGGCGAGCTTGAAGCCGCCCTTCTCTCTGCAAACCACACATGTCGCCAAATTCCTCTTGCCATTTCCCAATTCAAGATTCGACTCTCCCTTCACAGCTC GTGGCAGAGACTATAGAGGCTTCATTTTACAATCTCTAGCATTAGTTGATCCTTGCTCATCGAGCTATAGGCGTTCCCACGTGAAAAGGCGTCAGTTCTTCGTTACAAATG CTTCAGCTCAGCCCTTGACTGAGGAACTCGTGGAAGACAAACCATTGGATCTTTCCACGAGTGGTGACTCCATCCGCAGAAGGTTTCTTGAATTCTATGCTGCAAGGGCTCACAAAGTTCTCCCGAGTGCTTCTCTAGTCCCGGAGGATCCAACAGTTTTATTGACAATTGCTGGAATGCTTCAGTTCAAGCCTATATTCCTCGGGAAG GTGCCTAGAGAAGTACCCCGAGCTGCAACTTCTCAGAGATGCATACGAACAAATGATATTGAGAATGTAGGTCGAACCTCCCGACACCAGACATTCTTTGAAATGCTTGGGAATTTTAGTTTTGGAGATTACTTCAAACAAGAGGCTATAAAATGGGCCTGGGAGCTATCAACAGTGGA GTTTGGACTACCAGCTGACAATTTATGGATCAGTGTGTATGAAGATGACGACGAAACTTTTGCAATATGGCACGATAAG ATGGGCGTTCCAGCAAATCGCATAAAAAAACTTGGCGAAGAGGACAACTTCTGGACAAGTGGAGCAACTGGTCCATGCGGACCGTGCTCTGAAATTTATTACGACTTCCATCCCGAGAGGGGGCATTCAGATGTT GATCTTAATGATGATTCGAGGTTTATTGAGTTCTACAACCTCGTTTTTATGCAATACAATAGAAAGGAAGACGGATCACTCGAGCCCTTAAAACAGAAGAACATTGATACTGGGCTCGGGTTAGAGCGTATGGCTCGCATTCTTCAACAG GTTCCAAACAACTATGAAACCGATTTAATTTTTCCTATTATCAAGAAGGCCTCGGATTTGGCAAATGTGCCGTATACACTTGCAGATGAGTCTACAAAAACGAACCTTAAA ATAATCGGAGACCACATGCGTGCAATAGTTTATCTTATATCAGATGGTGTTTTCCCGTCGAATATTGGAAGAGGCTATGTGGTTCGTCGTCTGATCAGAAGGGCAGTAAGAACCGGCAGGCTGTTAGGTATAAAAGGAGACGGTATGGGAAACCTTGAAGGTGCGTTTTTGCCAATACTAGCTGAAGAAGTTATCAGATTAAGTGCCAACATCGATCCAGATGTGGAGACGAGAACTCCCCGTATCCTTGAGGAGTTGAAGAGGGAGGAGCTTCGCTTTGTTCAGACactcgagagaggagagaggctTCTAGAAGAAATCCTAACTGATGCACTGTCGACTGGACAGAGCAACGGGACCGAGCCTTGTATATCTGGCAAGGATGCGTTTCTTCTCTACGATACATATGGTTTTCCAGTTGAGATAACGAGAGAAGTTGCTGATGAACGCGGTGTTGGGATAGATATGGATGGTTTTGACGTGGAAATGGAAAATCAGAGACGTCAGTCGCAGGCTGCACACAACACGGTGAAACTCTCTGTTGAAGATGGAGCGGAGCTGACAGAGAACATTCCGGACACCGTGTTTCTTGGTTACGACACACTTTTCACTAGATCAGTGGTTGAGGGTCTCTTAGTAAATGGCAAGCCGGTAGGGGAGGTTTCTGAGGGAAACGAAGTCGAAGTGTTGCTAGATAGGACCCCTTTCTATGCAGAATCGGGGGGGCAAATCGGGGATCATGGGCTCCTATATGTTACCGATGCTCAAGAGAATAAGGAAGCCGTCGTGGAGATACAAGACGTGCAGAAGTCGCTTGGTAACATATTCGTTCACAAAGGAACTGTCGTAAAAGGCCTGATCAACGTGGGTGGAGAAGTTGGAGCTGAGGTAGATGCAAACTTGAGGCAACGAGCAAAG GTCCACCACACGGCCACACATCTGCTCCAATCCGCACTCAAGAAAGTAGTAGGCGAGGAAACCTCTCAAGCCGGTTCTCTGGTAGCGTTTGATCGCCTCAGGTTTGACTTCAATTTCAATAGACCTCTTCGCGAGAATGAGCTTGCAGAAATCGAACGGCTGATCAATCAATGGATTGGAGAGGCGACACTCCTTGAAACGAGAGTGATGGCGTTGGTTGATGCTAAGAAGGCTGGAGCTATCGCGATGTTTGGTGAAAAATACGGAGAACAG GTACGTGTTGTGGAGGTTCCCGGTGTGTCCATGGAGCTATGTGGTGGCACACATGTAACGAACACTTCAGAAATACGCGGTTTCAAGATAATATCCGAGCAAGGAATCGCATCTGGGATCAGACGCATTGAGGCCGTGGCAGGCGATGCTTTCGTAGAGTATGTCATCACCAGAGATAACTACTTGAAGCAGCTCTGCTCTACTCTCAAA GTAAATGCTGAAGATGTCACGGCTCGAGTGAACAATCTTCTTAAGGATCTACGCGAAGCAAGGAATGAGGTCTCGTCTGCTCGTGCAAAAGCAGCGATCTACAAAGCATCGAGCATCATCAGCAGCGCGTTCACAGTAGGATCTTCGTCTAAGATAAC AGTGTTGGTTTCGAGCATGGAGGATATTGATGCCGATGCATTGAAGAGCGCGGCCGAGTATCTCGTAAACAATCTGCAAGATCCAACGGCGGTGATTCTTGGATCATGCCCGGACGAAAAAAAGGTGAGTTTGGTTGCTGCATTTTCTCCTGGAGTGGTTAAACTTGGGTTGCAAGCAGGGAAGTTTGTGGGGTCCATAGCGAAGGTGTGCGGCGGGAAAGGAGGCGGCCGCCCTAACTTCGCTCAAGCGGGCGGGAGTGAGCCAGAAAAATTGCCCGTGGCACTTGAGAAAGCACGGGAGGAGCTCGTCTCCGCGCTTTCTAAGGCATGA